The Oncorhynchus nerka isolate Pitt River linkage group LG12, Oner_Uvic_2.0, whole genome shotgun sequence genome includes a region encoding these proteins:
- the LOC115138428 gene encoding MARCKS-related protein 1-A-like — MGAQLSKGGVAVEGKAVADPAVAKTNGQENGHVKTNGDVSAKPDGDAAAVDGNGIAEPAKQGEVGAGDAIEAAPAAEGDAVKAEGEAANDAKKKKKFSLKNSFKFKGISLRKTKKNSEEGKEAASPTAEDKPEENGHAAKETKEETPATEPVAEAKEEATLAPESEAAAAEEAPPAEEAPAEEAATPAEVTTPAASEAEPKAE, encoded by the exons ATGGGAGCTCAGTTGTCCAAGGGTGGAGTAGCTGTTGAGGGGAAAGCGGTCGCCGACCCGGCTGTCGCTAAAACAAATGGCCAG GAGAACGGCCATGTTAAAACCAATGGAGATGTCTCTGCCAAGCCTGATGGGGATGCAGCTGCCGTAGACGGGAATGGCATAGCCGAGCCAGCCAAACAGGGTGAGGTGGGTGCTGGCGATGCCATCGAGGCCGCCCCTGCTGCTGAAGGAGATGCGGTCAAGGCCGAAGGGGAGGCCGCAAACGAtgccaagaagaagaagaaattcTCCCTGAAGAACTCCTTCAAGTTCAAGGGCATCTCGCTGAGGAAGACCAAGAAGAATAGTGAGGAGGGCAAGGAGGCCGCCTCCCCCACGGCGGAGGACAAGCCAGAAGAGAATGGCCACGCAGCCAAGGAGACCAAAGAGGAGACGCCGGCTACCGAGCCTGTGGCAGAGGCCAAGGAGGAGGCCACTCTGGCCCCAGAAAGCGAGGCCGCAGCAGCAGAGGAAGCCCCTCCAGCAGAGGAAGCCCCCGCCGAGGAGGCTGCCACCCCTGCAGAGGTCACGACACCCGCAGCATCCGAGGCCGAGCCCAAGGCAGAGTGA